In Gemmatimonadota bacterium, one genomic interval encodes:
- a CDS encoding NHLP family bacteriocin export ABC transporter peptidase/permease/ATPase subunit, producing MTVSTTKQAGNKNAADDSAQRISTPVLLQMHASECGAACLGIVLGYFGRWVPLTELREKCEVSRDGSSAASILRASRHYGLECNGLSVRAEQLKMLEFPLVLFWQFSHFLVLEGIDSRYYYLNDPSTGRRRVSSEEFEKGYSGIALRFKRGGDFTPGGEQPDLFRQLNGLIAGSWRLLTGVVACGLMLTMLTLVIPASLGVFVDDVMAKHGTWGGLVTALLGGGVLVYVLSMLKHRFLKRLAVRVSVAGYSNGMSRLLRLPVEFFENRLAGDVRDRVSSTDRIAKNLADQFLVLVIDMAMSAVFLVAMFAFDTVLTLIVIVLALMHAVLARFLNNLRAVRSQTMRREQGLLIGLGMQMLSHADNLRMTGADDRFFSRWSGQQARELRARQLYSELGSVNASLPGLVDALRSAAILGIGGMMVMQGEMSLGMLVGFYILAEMFLAPVERFLEFAENRQALETDLQRLEDISKTEEDPVFRRRNPESDAIHTFNGRLQLAGQLELCNVTFGYNRSRPPLIKDFNLVIKPGQRIAVVGPSGSGKSTLARLVSGVYQPWSGEIMFDDHLRDQIPEEVLRQSISMVDQEIVLFSATLRDNITLWNPAIPDEVLFAATRDAQIHDEVLLRPQGYATLVEEGGSNFSGGQRQRLEIARALVGNPTVLILDEATSALDAATEEFVDDALRRRGVTCLIVAHRLSTVRDCDEIIVLDGGVTVQRGTHDELIADRDGAYYKLVRSN from the coding sequence AAGAACGCCGCGGACGACTCGGCGCAGCGGATATCCACGCCCGTTCTGCTGCAGATGCACGCATCGGAGTGCGGCGCGGCCTGTCTCGGCATCGTACTGGGATACTTCGGGAGATGGGTGCCGCTCACCGAACTGCGGGAAAAATGCGAGGTGAGCCGGGACGGAAGCAGCGCCGCGAGCATCCTGCGTGCCTCCCGGCACTACGGTCTAGAGTGTAACGGCCTCAGCGTGCGCGCCGAGCAACTGAAAATGCTGGAATTTCCGCTGGTGCTCTTCTGGCAGTTCAGCCATTTCCTCGTCCTCGAAGGAATCGACAGCCGTTACTACTACCTCAACGACCCTTCCACGGGACGGCGCAGGGTCTCCTCCGAAGAGTTCGAAAAAGGCTACAGCGGAATCGCACTTCGCTTCAAGCGCGGCGGGGACTTCACGCCCGGCGGCGAGCAGCCCGATCTGTTCAGGCAGCTGAACGGCCTGATCGCCGGGTCGTGGCGCCTGCTGACCGGCGTGGTGGCCTGCGGACTCATGCTGACGATGTTGACCCTGGTCATCCCGGCATCGCTCGGCGTATTCGTCGACGACGTCATGGCCAAGCACGGGACCTGGGGCGGATTGGTAACCGCCTTGCTGGGCGGAGGGGTCCTGGTGTATGTCCTGTCCATGCTCAAGCACCGGTTCCTCAAGCGGCTCGCGGTCCGCGTATCGGTAGCCGGCTACAGCAACGGGATGTCACGGCTGCTACGTCTGCCGGTGGAGTTCTTTGAAAACAGGCTGGCCGGCGACGTCAGGGACCGGGTGTCGTCCACCGACCGAATCGCCAAGAACCTGGCGGACCAGTTCCTGGTGCTCGTGATCGACATGGCCATGAGCGCGGTGTTCCTCGTTGCGATGTTCGCCTTCGACACCGTACTCACGCTGATCGTGATCGTGCTGGCGCTGATGCACGCGGTGCTTGCACGTTTTCTCAACAACCTCAGAGCCGTCCGAAGTCAGACGATGAGACGGGAGCAGGGGTTGCTGATAGGTCTCGGCATGCAGATGCTGAGCCATGCCGACAATCTGCGGATGACGGGCGCGGACGACCGGTTTTTCTCGCGATGGAGCGGGCAACAGGCCCGAGAGTTGCGCGCACGGCAATTGTATTCCGAGCTGGGCTCCGTCAACGCATCGCTGCCGGGGTTGGTCGACGCGCTGCGCAGTGCGGCGATCCTGGGCATCGGCGGCATGATGGTCATGCAGGGAGAAATGTCGCTGGGCATGCTGGTGGGATTCTATATCCTGGCGGAGATGTTCCTGGCCCCCGTCGAGCGCTTCCTGGAGTTCGCCGAAAACCGCCAGGCCCTCGAAACCGATCTACAGCGGCTCGAGGACATTTCCAAAACCGAAGAGGATCCGGTCTTTCGCCGCAGAAACCCGGAATCGGACGCGATCCACACATTCAACGGCCGGCTCCAGCTCGCCGGCCAGCTGGAACTGTGCAACGTCACCTTCGGTTACAACCGGAGCCGCCCGCCCCTGATCAAGGATTTCAACCTCGTGATCAAGCCGGGGCAGCGGATTGCCGTGGTCGGTCCCAGCGGTTCCGGCAAATCGACCCTCGCGCGGCTGGTATCGGGGGTCTACCAGCCCTGGTCGGGCGAGATCATGTTTGACGACCATCTGCGGGATCAGATCCCCGAGGAAGTGCTGCGGCAGTCCATCTCCATGGTGGACCAGGAGATCGTGCTCTTTTCCGCGACCCTGCGCGACAATATCACGCTGTGGAACCCGGCCATCCCGGACGAAGTCCTCTTCGCCGCGACACGGGATGCCCAGATTCACGACGAAGTCCTGCTCAGGCCCCAGGGCTATGCCACGCTCGTCGAGGAAGGCGGTTCGAACTTCAGCGGCGGCCAGCGACAGCGGCTGGAAATCGCCCGCGCGCTCGTGGGCAACCCTACCGTGCTCATCCTGGACGAGGCCACCAGCGCCCTCGATGCGGCCACGGAGGAATTCGTAGATGACGCGCTGCGGCGGCGTGGGGTCACCTGCCTGATCGTGGCGCACCGCCTGAGCACCGTGCGGGACTGCGATGAGATCATCGTGCTGGACGGAGGCGTTACGGTGCAACGGGGCACCCACGACGAGCTGATCGCCGACCGGGACGGCGCGTACTACAAACTGGTCAGGTCGAACTGA
- a CDS encoding ATP-binding cassette domain-containing protein, producing MNQNEPKYPSLAELADRFGESVPCAGNLPVNLDDPDSVWFIDQGVVNLFLVELKYGTEQSAPQHLLRRESGWLLPGVAPHRLGSETDATLSIIARGLPGSLLKRLPASLLSRVDPAELAEQTDTWLTAITETLARFAIPPPLPTALAEPGLTQTLAPCTLSVRRGVVWVSEPPSGAGLFMGIVDTAELAETGSPHETVIPLARTSWLTLVDEATLTGQSTETLVRQGRLLTALASFHTVAFTLERLNRRLVVVDAVNLERARTASRRTAEHTARQRLYNIYDLPTDRDAGVEDTALEDALHLIGRHEDIDFKIPARSGQSEAPVGLVDILDASGVRARRVRFNADGRWWYGDSNALLAYRADDGRPVALLPGMFGRYRQIDPAGNRRTRVSAARLAGSDALAEEAWMFYQPLPARGVKPADLLGIALRGSASDWARMVIAGLPYGVIRLLPALALGFVANHITAGGSAGALYAVAVAIAAFGLLGALLHLLQNMAMMRLEGRTASRVEAAFWDRLMRLPPGMLHRNPAGDLAMSGMTFQQLRDGLRGVVANCFLSLVFLLPVFGVIFFYDTTLGVVTLLFSLASLLVTLVLGLRQISPYGWMIRAARRVAGRLFQIVGGISKLRMDNAEGSAYAIWARDYRAQKRAEIELGALEGHSRAFGAALPFLAAGVLLFTVMEAGDRNMPVGDFLVVYTVFIVFQSTIARLGESIGALASMLPAFEQMRPLLSAAPETGTEGEPVEYLGGDILFDHVSFRYDADGPLILDDVTIRAHPGEFVAIAGESGAGKSTLFRLALGIDWPTAGAVYYDGRDLRHLNLKQVRRKIGAVPQSVGLHPQDLWDNLVSHHVDVTTDEVWAAVRTAEVEDQIKAMPMGMMTMVGTSGSVLSGGESQRITIARSVIGSPRIMLFDEATNWLDNENQASVMRNLAALTSTRLVIAHRLSTLEQADRIYVLKGGKVVQSGSFNELKESDGVFRELIRRQIA from the coding sequence ATGAATCAGAACGAACCGAAATACCCGTCATTGGCCGAACTCGCCGATCGCTTCGGTGAATCCGTGCCTTGCGCCGGCAACCTGCCCGTCAACCTCGACGACCCGGACAGCGTCTGGTTCATCGACCAGGGCGTCGTCAATCTGTTCCTGGTCGAACTCAAATATGGGACGGAGCAGTCGGCGCCGCAGCACCTGCTGCGCCGGGAATCGGGCTGGCTGCTACCGGGGGTCGCGCCGCACCGGCTGGGCAGTGAAACAGACGCCACGCTCAGTATCATCGCCAGGGGACTGCCGGGCTCCCTGCTCAAACGTCTGCCGGCTTCCCTGCTGTCCCGGGTGGACCCAGCGGAACTGGCGGAACAGACCGATACGTGGCTGACCGCCATTACGGAGACACTGGCGCGTTTCGCCATCCCTCCTCCCCTTCCGACCGCGCTGGCCGAACCCGGACTGACGCAGACCCTGGCGCCGTGTACGCTTTCCGTACGGCGCGGCGTGGTGTGGGTATCCGAACCGCCGTCCGGCGCGGGCCTGTTCATGGGGATCGTCGATACGGCCGAACTTGCCGAGACGGGCAGCCCCCACGAGACGGTGATTCCCCTGGCCCGGACGAGCTGGCTCACCCTGGTCGACGAGGCGACACTGACCGGCCAGTCGACGGAAACTCTGGTCCGGCAGGGCAGGCTGCTTACGGCGCTCGCCTCGTTTCACACGGTCGCATTCACGCTGGAGCGCCTGAATCGCCGGCTGGTCGTGGTCGATGCCGTCAATCTCGAACGGGCGCGGACAGCGAGCCGCAGAACGGCCGAACACACCGCGCGCCAGCGACTCTACAATATCTACGACCTTCCGACCGATCGGGACGCCGGTGTCGAGGATACGGCACTGGAGGATGCGCTGCACCTGATCGGCCGCCATGAAGACATCGATTTCAAGATCCCTGCGCGATCGGGTCAATCCGAAGCCCCCGTCGGCCTCGTGGACATTCTTGACGCTTCCGGCGTGCGTGCCCGCCGCGTGCGTTTCAACGCCGATGGCCGCTGGTGGTACGGGGACAGCAACGCGCTGCTGGCCTATCGCGCCGACGACGGGCGGCCCGTGGCGCTGCTGCCGGGCATGTTCGGACGATACCGGCAGATCGACCCGGCCGGCAATCGACGCACTCGGGTCTCGGCGGCCCGCCTGGCCGGTTCGGACGCGCTGGCGGAAGAGGCCTGGATGTTCTATCAGCCCCTGCCGGCGAGGGGTGTGAAACCGGCGGACCTGCTGGGCATCGCCCTGCGCGGATCGGCCTCGGACTGGGCGCGGATGGTGATCGCCGGGCTGCCATACGGCGTGATCAGGCTGCTGCCGGCGCTCGCCCTCGGGTTCGTCGCGAACCACATCACGGCGGGCGGAAGCGCGGGAGCGTTATATGCGGTCGCCGTGGCGATTGCGGCCTTCGGGCTGCTCGGCGCCCTGCTGCACCTCCTCCAGAACATGGCGATGATGCGGCTGGAGGGGCGCACGGCGTCCCGGGTGGAAGCCGCCTTCTGGGACCGGCTCATGCGTCTTCCACCCGGCATGCTGCACCGCAATCCGGCCGGCGACCTGGCTATGTCGGGCATGACCTTTCAGCAACTCCGCGACGGATTGCGGGGGGTCGTCGCCAACTGTTTCCTGTCGCTGGTTTTCCTGCTACCGGTTTTCGGCGTCATCTTCTTCTACGACACCACCCTCGGGGTCGTCACGCTCCTCTTCAGCCTGGCTTCGCTGCTGGTCACCCTGGTGCTGGGATTGCGCCAGATCTCTCCATACGGATGGATGATCAGGGCGGCCCGGCGCGTGGCCGGCCGGCTCTTCCAGATCGTGGGGGGCATTTCCAAGCTGCGCATGGATAACGCGGAAGGTTCGGCTTACGCCATCTGGGCGCGGGATTATCGCGCACAGAAGCGCGCGGAGATCGAACTGGGCGCACTGGAAGGGCATTCTCGGGCATTTGGCGCCGCACTGCCATTCCTTGCCGCCGGCGTGCTCCTGTTCACGGTGATGGAGGCGGGAGACCGCAACATGCCGGTCGGCGATTTTCTCGTCGTCTACACGGTCTTCATCGTGTTTCAGTCCACCATCGCCCGGCTCGGCGAGTCCATCGGCGCCCTGGCCTCCATGCTGCCGGCCTTTGAGCAGATGCGTCCGCTGCTTTCGGCGGCGCCTGAGACGGGTACGGAAGGCGAACCGGTCGAATACCTGGGCGGGGACATCCTGTTCGATCATGTTTCTTTCCGCTACGACGCCGACGGACCACTGATCCTCGACGACGTCACGATACGCGCCCATCCCGGCGAATTCGTCGCCATCGCCGGGGAATCCGGCGCCGGGAAGAGCACCCTGTTCCGGCTCGCGCTCGGCATCGACTGGCCGACCGCCGGGGCGGTATACTACGACGGGCGCGACCTGAGGCACCTGAATCTGAAACAGGTGCGCAGGAAGATCGGCGCGGTGCCCCAGTCGGTCGGGCTCCATCCCCAGGATCTCTGGGACAACCTCGTCAGCCATCACGTAGACGTGACCACAGATGAAGTTTGGGCAGCGGTCCGGACCGCGGAGGTCGAGGATCAGATCAAGGCCATGCCCATGGGCATGATGACCATGGTGGGCACCAGCGGTTCCGTCCTGTCAGGCGGCGAGAGCCAGCGCATCACGATCGCCCGCTCGGTGATCGGCAGCCCGCGTATCATGTTATTCGACGAGGCGACGAACTGGCTGGACAACGAGAACCAGGCCAGCGTGATGCGGAACCTGGCCGCCCTGACTTCCACCCGCCTCGTCATCGCCCATCGCCTGTCCACGCTCGAGCAGGCCGACCGCATCTACGTGCTGAAAGGCGGCAAAGTCGTGCAAAGCGGCTCCTTCAACGAACTGAAGGAGTCCGACGGGGTATTCAGGGAACTGATCAGGCGGCAAATCGCCTGA